A window of Dickeya zeae NCPPB 2538 contains these coding sequences:
- a CDS encoding arsenic transporter: MVLAGAVFILTLILVIWQPRGLGIGWSASFGAVLAWATGVIHIDDIPVVWHIVWNATVTFIAIIIISLLLDKSGFFEWAALHMARKGHGRGKRLFSLMIVLGALVAALFANDGAALILTPIVVAMLTALGFSRGATLAFVMAAGFIADTSSLPLVVSNLVNIVTADYFRIGFNTYARVMIPVNIAAVVATLGVLHLFFRREIPADYDLDKLKDPAAAIRDRQTFKAGWWVLALLLSGFFVLEPHGVPVSVVATIAAVILWLVARRGNVIDTTSVLRGAPWQIVVFSLGMYLVVYGLRNAGLTNYLSHVLNYFAAQGLWIATIGTGFLTAVLSSVMNNMPTVLIGALSIDASAANGVIREAMTYANIIGCDLGPKLTPIGSLATLLWLHVLAQKDIRISWGYYFRVGVVMTLPVLFVTLVALALHLSI; the protein is encoded by the coding sequence ATGGTACTGGCTGGAGCCGTTTTTATACTGACGCTGATCCTGGTCATCTGGCAACCTCGCGGGTTGGGGATTGGCTGGAGCGCGTCGTTCGGGGCTGTGTTGGCCTGGGCTACCGGGGTGATTCACATAGACGATATTCCCGTGGTATGGCATATCGTCTGGAATGCGACTGTCACGTTTATTGCGATCATTATTATCAGCTTACTGCTCGATAAGTCCGGCTTTTTCGAGTGGGCCGCGCTGCACATGGCACGCAAAGGACACGGGCGAGGCAAACGCCTGTTCTCCTTGATGATTGTGCTGGGGGCGCTGGTTGCTGCATTGTTCGCGAATGATGGTGCAGCACTGATCCTGACGCCGATTGTGGTGGCGATGTTGACCGCGCTGGGCTTTAGTCGTGGCGCAACACTGGCCTTCGTGATGGCCGCCGGATTTATTGCCGATACCTCCAGCCTGCCGCTGGTGGTATCCAATCTGGTTAATATCGTTACGGCGGATTATTTCCGCATCGGTTTCAATACCTATGCGCGGGTGATGATTCCAGTCAATATCGCCGCTGTTGTTGCCACATTGGGCGTTTTGCATCTGTTTTTCCGCCGGGAGATTCCAGCCGATTACGATTTGGACAAACTGAAAGATCCTGCTGCGGCTATTCGTGACAGGCAAACGTTTAAGGCTGGGTGGTGGGTATTGGCACTGTTGTTAAGCGGCTTTTTTGTACTGGAGCCACATGGGGTGCCTGTCAGCGTGGTCGCGACGATTGCTGCTGTGATCCTCTGGCTGGTCGCCCGGCGAGGGAATGTGATTGATACCACCAGTGTACTGCGCGGCGCGCCCTGGCAGATTGTCGTGTTTTCACTGGGCATGTATCTGGTGGTATATGGTCTGCGTAATGCCGGGCTGACTAATTACCTGTCCCATGTGCTGAATTATTTTGCTGCTCAAGGGCTGTGGATAGCGACGATAGGCACCGGTTTCCTGACGGCGGTGTTGTCATCAGTGATGAACAATATGCCGACGGTACTTATCGGCGCATTGTCGATTGATGCGTCTGCGGCTAATGGCGTCATCCGTGAGGCCATGACGTACGCCAATATTATTGGCTGTGATTTAGGCCCCAAACTGACCCCTATTGGCAGTCTTGCCACATTGCTGTGGCTGCATGTACTGGCGCAAAAAGATATCCGCATCAGTTGGGGATATTACTTCCGTGTTGGTGTGGTGATGACGTTGCCGGTGTTATTCGTGACGCTGGTAGCACTGGCGCTACATCTTTCTATTTAA
- a CDS encoding metalloregulator ArsR/SmtB family transcription factor yields MTMLTPLELFKALSDDTRLSIVLLLREAGELCVCDLCEGLQEPQPKISRHLALLRDAGLLVDRRQGKWIHYRLSPHVPAWCAAIIEQAWLSQRHTVTSVVSRLGHQRVCG; encoded by the coding sequence ATGACTATGTTGACCCCGCTGGAATTGTTTAAGGCGTTGTCGGATGACACCCGCCTTTCGATTGTGTTATTGCTGCGAGAAGCGGGCGAGTTATGTGTGTGCGATTTGTGTGAGGGGTTACAGGAGCCTCAGCCCAAGATTTCCCGTCACCTTGCGCTGTTACGCGATGCCGGGTTGTTAGTGGATCGTCGTCAGGGGAAATGGATTCATTATCGGCTTTCACCGCATGTCCCCGCCTGGTGTGCCGCGATTATTGAGCAGGCCTGGCTAAGCCAGCGGCATACCGTTACAAGCGTGGTAAGCCGACTAGGGCATCAGCGGGTTTGCGGATAA
- a CDS encoding Imm63 family immunity protein, translating to MKTLEELRQQLIEIGEKLGGGVHPNGHFIIPDASDGMATPHLEIHDDKYHYVVCERGVELSRTITSSEDEILYWFVESSVSAIASNLAASECPPNGEFRRLYFKKQYELLKLVNPTWAEKKRNYFINILVSEMKK from the coding sequence ATGAAGACGCTCGAAGAATTACGTCAGCAACTTATCGAAATTGGCGAAAAATTGGGTGGCGGGGTCCACCCAAATGGGCATTTTATTATTCCTGATGCATCTGATGGTATGGCAACGCCTCATCTCGAAATTCATGATGATAAATACCATTATGTTGTCTGTGAAAGAGGCGTGGAGCTTTCTCGAACAATCACATCAAGTGAAGATGAAATCCTTTATTGGTTTGTCGAGTCAAGCGTCAGTGCCATTGCCTCCAACCTGGCTGCCAGCGAATGCCCCCCTAACGGTGAATTCAGACGACTATATTTTAAAAAACAATATGAATTGCTTAAATTAGTAAACCCGACATGGGCAGAGAAAAAGCGGAATTATTTTATTAATATTCTTGTCAGTGAAATGAAAAAATGA